The Streptomyces avermitilis MA-4680 = NBRC 14893 genome contains a region encoding:
- a CDS encoding alpha/beta fold hydrolase — protein sequence MVDVPPPRPRRALRLRPVGDGELRLHHRVVHGYRRAYRMAGEGPVLVLIHGIGDSSATWAELIPDLARTHTVIAPDLLGHGASDKPRADYSVAAYANGVRDLLASLDIESATLVGHSLGGGVAMQFAYQFPERTERLILVSAGGVGREVNPVLRAVSLPGAHLMLSTLRLPGMRFQVGMFARLMRLLDTDLGQDAPELLTLVDALPDVTSRSAFIRTLRAVVDWRGQAVTMLDRCYLTEGMPTLLLWGDRDSVVPVRHAYGAHEAMPGSRLEIFEGAGHFPFHTDPARFLALVEEFTGTTRPAHWSREHWRELLRAGRPGSAAGRPDTVRNRAVERDLRQASERSAT from the coding sequence ATGGTCGACGTCCCACCACCGCGCCCGCGGCGCGCACTGCGGCTGCGCCCGGTGGGCGACGGCGAACTCCGGCTGCACCACCGCGTCGTGCACGGCTACCGCCGCGCCTACCGCATGGCCGGCGAGGGTCCCGTACTCGTGCTCATCCACGGCATCGGGGACTCCTCGGCGACCTGGGCCGAGCTGATCCCCGACCTCGCCCGCACCCATACGGTCATCGCGCCGGACCTCCTCGGCCACGGCGCCTCGGACAAGCCGCGGGCCGACTACTCGGTGGCCGCGTACGCGAACGGGGTGCGCGATCTGCTCGCCTCGCTCGACATCGAGTCGGCCACGCTGGTCGGGCATTCGCTCGGCGGCGGGGTCGCGATGCAGTTCGCGTACCAGTTCCCGGAGCGGACCGAGCGGCTGATCCTGGTCAGCGCCGGGGGAGTGGGACGGGAGGTCAACCCGGTGCTGCGGGCCGTCTCACTGCCCGGCGCGCATCTGATGCTCTCCACTCTGCGGTTGCCCGGCATGCGGTTCCAAGTGGGGATGTTCGCACGGCTGATGAGGCTCCTCGACACCGATCTGGGCCAGGACGCGCCGGAGTTGCTGACCCTGGTGGACGCACTGCCCGACGTGACCTCGCGCAGTGCCTTCATCCGTACGCTGCGGGCCGTCGTGGACTGGCGCGGGCAGGCGGTGACCATGCTCGACCGCTGCTATCTGACCGAGGGCATGCCCACGCTGCTGCTGTGGGGCGACCGGGACAGCGTGGTGCCGGTGCGGCACGCGTACGGCGCGCACGAGGCGATGCCCGGCAGCCGGCTGGAGATCTTCGAGGGCGCGGGCCACTTCCCCTTCCACACTGACCCCGCGCGCTTCCTCGCCCTGGTCGAGGAGTTCACGGGCACCACCCGTCCCGCCCACTGGAGCCGCGAACACTGGCGCGAACTGCTGCGGGCCGGCCGCCCGGGCAGCGCGGCCGGCCGGCCCGACACCGTGCGGAACCGGGCGGTGGAACGGGACTTGAGGCAGGCGAGCGAACGCAGCGCGACGTGA
- a CDS encoding FAD-dependent monooxygenase: protein MSEPASVPRGAAPGSRGTASPRAVVIGAGLAGMLAAAALHRHAEVTVVDRDVLPAEPAPRKGLPQARHAHLLWSGGARAMEDLLPGVTAAWLAAGARRIPLPTGLVSLSAQGWLRRWPEMEFMISCTRDLLDSVIREQVAKKEGVTLLAGTELLGLEGGALRVTGVRVRTPEGEERVLEADLVVDASGRGSRSVAWLDALGVPQAPMDEVDSGLAYASRIFRAPAGTEDFPVVNVQPDPAQPVPAQSATIVPVEGGRWLVTLSGTHGGQPTASAEEFEAFARGVRDPVVGELIAHAEPLTNVVLTRSTINRRRFFEKVKDWPEGFVAIGDAVATYNPVYGHGMSVAAQGAVALREHVAEHGLAAPGLARRAQRAVALPVKIAWELATGTDIRYPEAIGKQPGGTQKLLGRYVERLMRTATGRPLVAQAFLGVITLSRPLSTLVKPEVLFAVLRGPRRSPLAGPPLTPEERKAVLTAKEPSGTQAAG from the coding sequence ATGAGCGAACCCGCTAGCGTCCCCCGGGGCGCGGCACCTGGCAGCCGCGGCACGGCCTCCCCCAGAGCCGTCGTCATCGGCGCGGGACTGGCCGGCATGCTGGCCGCCGCCGCCCTGCACCGACACGCCGAGGTCACCGTCGTGGACCGCGACGTCCTGCCTGCGGAGCCCGCGCCGCGCAAGGGGCTCCCGCAGGCCCGCCACGCTCATCTGCTGTGGTCCGGCGGCGCCCGCGCGATGGAGGACCTGCTGCCCGGTGTGACCGCCGCCTGGCTGGCCGCCGGCGCCCGCCGGATACCCCTCCCGACCGGCCTCGTCTCACTGTCGGCGCAGGGCTGGCTCCGGCGCTGGCCCGAGATGGAGTTCATGATCTCGTGCACCCGCGACCTGCTCGACTCGGTCATCCGTGAACAGGTTGCCAAAAAGGAGGGGGTCACCCTCTTGGCGGGCACCGAACTGCTCGGTCTGGAGGGCGGGGCCTTGCGGGTGACGGGAGTACGGGTGCGGACGCCCGAGGGCGAGGAGCGCGTCCTGGAGGCCGATCTGGTGGTGGACGCCTCGGGGCGCGGTTCGCGCTCCGTCGCCTGGCTGGACGCACTGGGCGTGCCACAGGCTCCGATGGACGAGGTCGACTCCGGACTCGCGTACGCCAGCCGGATCTTCCGGGCACCCGCAGGCACCGAGGACTTTCCCGTGGTCAACGTGCAGCCGGATCCGGCACAGCCCGTACCCGCGCAGTCTGCGACGATCGTTCCCGTCGAGGGCGGGCGCTGGCTGGTGACGCTGTCGGGCACCCACGGCGGCCAGCCGACGGCCTCCGCCGAGGAGTTCGAGGCGTTCGCCCGCGGCGTCAGAGACCCCGTCGTGGGCGAACTGATCGCGCACGCGGAGCCGCTGACGAACGTCGTACTCACTCGCAGCACCATCAACCGGCGGCGCTTCTTCGAGAAGGTGAAGGACTGGCCCGAGGGATTCGTCGCGATCGGCGACGCCGTCGCCACGTACAACCCGGTCTACGGGCACGGCATGTCAGTTGCCGCCCAGGGCGCGGTGGCGCTGCGCGAGCACGTGGCCGAGCACGGACTCGCGGCCCCCGGACTCGCGCGCCGGGCGCAACGTGCCGTGGCCCTTCCGGTGAAGATCGCCTGGGAGCTGGCCACGGGCACGGACATCCGCTACCCCGAGGCGATCGGCAAGCAGCCCGGGGGCACGCAGAAGCTCCTGGGCCGCTACGTGGAGCGGCTCATGCGGACCGCGACGGGCCGGCCGCTGGTCGCCCAGGCGTTCCTCGGCGTGATCACGCTTTCGAGGCCGCTCTCCACGCTCGTCAAGCCCGAGGTCCTCTTCGCAGTACTGCGCGGCCCGCGGCGCTCTCCCCTGGCCGGGCCGCCGCTCACACCTGAGGAGCGCAAGGCGGTGCTGACCGCGAAGGAGCCGTCGGGCACGCAGGCTGCCGGCTGA
- a CDS encoding FadR/GntR family transcriptional regulator, whose product MVAVKQPVNRNAGGARSAVFTPVDSRARVETVVRRLGDAIELGLLADGEQLPGESELAGQLGVSTVTLREALMALRQQGLVTTRRGRGGGSFVSLPAIPGEERLRVRLAGWSTEELRDLGDHWAAVSGAAARLAAQRTEPDDLQQLRRTLEEFDQAEDAAARSRVYGRFHVELAAAAQSARLTREQVALQTEVGALLCLVLGDDAYRQEVAGRHRAVISAVQDGADDTARALAERCVQDSTARLITLRLAL is encoded by the coding sequence GTGGTGGCCGTGAAGCAGCCCGTCAACAGGAACGCCGGCGGCGCCCGGAGCGCCGTCTTCACCCCGGTGGACAGCCGGGCACGAGTGGAGACGGTCGTCCGCCGGCTCGGCGACGCCATCGAGCTCGGGCTGCTCGCCGACGGGGAGCAGCTGCCCGGCGAGAGCGAGCTGGCCGGGCAGCTCGGCGTGTCCACCGTGACCCTGCGGGAAGCGCTCATGGCGCTGCGGCAGCAGGGGCTCGTCACCACCCGCAGGGGACGCGGCGGCGGCAGCTTCGTCTCGCTGCCCGCGATCCCCGGCGAGGAGCGGCTCAGGGTGCGGCTGGCCGGCTGGAGCACGGAGGAGCTCCGGGACCTGGGCGACCACTGGGCGGCCGTGTCGGGCGCGGCGGCCCGGCTCGCGGCGCAGCGCACGGAGCCGGACGACCTCCAGCAACTGCGCCGCACGCTCGAGGAGTTCGATCAGGCCGAGGACGCGGCGGCGCGCAGCCGCGTCTACGGCCGGTTCCATGTGGAGTTGGCCGCGGCCGCGCAGTCCGCCCGGCTCACCCGCGAGCAGGTCGCGCTGCAGACGGAGGTCGGGGCGCTGCTGTGTCTCGTACTCGGGGACGACGCCTACCGTCAGGAAGTCGCCGGCCGTCACCGCGCCGTGATCTCGGCGGTGCAGGATGGGGCCGACGACACGGCCAGAGCACTGGCCGAGCGGTGTGTACAGGACTCCACGGCGCGGCTCATCACGCTGCGCCTCGCCCTGTAG
- a CDS encoding helix-turn-helix domain-containing protein: MTDGLEVPDATATVLLPAVVARVAALADRLGVAHAEVFDVGRLSVASGVPEPVVKALLSGRPAGEPDLQARFLQRLDLLRRTRLKPNRRRYTQQEIADGAGMSRQQAGALINGDRRPTMEHCDAIQRFFRVHAGFLTAEDPEALAGTLQRSEQELLQQLADRERAAAMAVDDPLERLLQDHGVRGIAWRAAQLPTDQHRDKVAEWLDMLLESVKRPES; this comes from the coding sequence GTGACGGATGGCCTGGAAGTTCCGGACGCCACGGCGACGGTTCTGCTGCCGGCCGTCGTGGCCCGTGTCGCAGCCCTGGCCGACCGGCTGGGCGTGGCGCACGCGGAGGTCTTCGACGTCGGCCGCCTCTCGGTCGCCTCGGGCGTCCCGGAGCCCGTGGTGAAGGCCCTGCTGAGCGGGCGCCCCGCCGGTGAGCCGGATCTTCAGGCCCGTTTCCTCCAGCGGCTCGACCTGCTGCGCCGCACCCGGCTCAAGCCCAACAGGCGCCGGTACACCCAGCAGGAGATCGCCGACGGCGCGGGCATGTCGCGCCAGCAGGCGGGGGCCCTCATCAACGGGGACCGCCGCCCCACCATGGAGCACTGCGACGCCATTCAGCGCTTCTTTAGGGTGCACGCCGGATTCCTCACGGCTGAGGACCCCGAGGCGCTCGCGGGCACCCTCCAGCGCTCCGAGCAGGAGCTCCTCCAGCAGCTCGCCGACCGGGAGCGCGCGGCGGCCATGGCCGTCGACGACCCGCTGGAGCGGCTGTTGCAGGACCACGGCGTCCGCGGAATCGCCTGGCGGGCCGCGCAGCTGCCCACCGACCAGCACCGCGACAAGGTGGCGGAGTGGCTCGACATGCTCCTGGAGAGCGTCAAGCGGCCCGAGTCCTGA
- a CDS encoding cache domain-containing protein, giving the protein MSRSPGPAGAAATLDVSPQARVAAQARVAAQVRSALEAVFEAVEETRADTAALLAQVAGLGRRPATVDLAGLRPGLHLRLARQELVSGVGFVAAPGLLGDVPTWLEWWQTGADGALRPLLLDLDPRQSAYSDYTHWDWFALPRDTGRRAVAGPYVDYLCSEEYSLTLSAPVQVEGRFAGVAAADVYLRHFETAVMPLLQRLPGPAHLVNARGRVAASADPAHLAGSLTKGPDFAAVLTQARPEHFDGLHLMPCDGVPLVLVMAER; this is encoded by the coding sequence ATGAGCAGGAGTCCCGGTCCGGCCGGTGCGGCGGCGACGCTGGATGTGTCGCCGCAGGCGCGGGTGGCGGCGCAGGCGCGGGTGGCGGCGCAGGTGCGTTCCGCGCTGGAGGCGGTGTTCGAGGCCGTCGAGGAGACGCGGGCGGACACGGCGGCGTTGCTGGCGCAAGTGGCCGGGCTGGGTCGTCGGCCGGCGACCGTGGATCTGGCCGGGCTGCGGCCGGGGCTTCATCTGCGGCTGGCGCGGCAGGAGCTGGTCTCGGGGGTGGGGTTCGTGGCCGCGCCGGGGCTGCTGGGCGATGTGCCGACGTGGCTGGAGTGGTGGCAGACCGGTGCGGACGGGGCGCTGCGGCCGTTGCTGCTCGACCTGGACCCGCGGCAGTCGGCGTACTCGGATTACACGCACTGGGACTGGTTCGCGCTGCCCCGTGACACCGGGCGCCGGGCGGTGGCCGGGCCGTATGTGGACTATCTGTGTTCCGAGGAGTACAGCCTCACCCTGTCCGCGCCGGTGCAGGTGGAGGGGCGGTTCGCGGGGGTGGCCGCGGCGGATGTGTATCTGCGGCACTTCGAGACGGCCGTGATGCCCCTGCTGCAACGGCTGCCGGGCCCGGCGCACCTGGTCAACGCGCGCGGCCGGGTCGCCGCGTCCGCCGACCCCGCACACCTGGCCGGCTCCCTCACCAAGGGCCCCGACTTCGCCGCCGTCCTCACCCAGGCCCGGCCGGAACACTTCGACGGCCTGCACCTGATGCCCTGCGACGGCGTCCCCCTCGTCCTCGTCATGGCCGAGCGGTGA
- a CDS encoding ABC transporter ATP-binding protein yields the protein MEARAIRLQGLRKVFGDTAAVTGVDLEIADGEFFSMLGPSGSGKTTVLRMIAGFESPTAGRIELAGQEVTGLAPFERDVHTVFQDYALFPHMTVEQNVAYGLKVRKVPRVERLARARKALADVRLEAFGTRRPSQLSGGQRQRVALARALVGRPRVLLLDEPLGALDLKLREQMQVELKAIQREVGITFVFVTHDQEEALTMSDRIAVFNRGRIEQVGTPAEIYERPSTPFVASFVGTSNLLSGESAQRIVGAPGTYSIRPEKIRVLGESAHAGDPQYSTATGTVVEVVYLGDVTRFLVDLDAGGRLTALQQNLETSSADVAAYRGTRVTLQWHRGHTFRVPEAG from the coding sequence ATGGAGGCACGCGCGATCCGGCTGCAGGGACTGCGGAAGGTGTTCGGTGATACCGCCGCCGTGACCGGCGTCGACCTGGAGATAGCCGACGGAGAGTTCTTCTCGATGCTCGGCCCGTCCGGCTCCGGCAAGACGACCGTCCTGCGTATGATCGCGGGCTTCGAGAGCCCCACCGCCGGCCGGATAGAGCTGGCGGGCCAGGAGGTCACCGGGCTCGCCCCCTTCGAACGGGACGTGCACACCGTCTTCCAGGACTACGCCCTGTTCCCGCACATGACCGTGGAACAGAACGTCGCCTACGGCCTCAAGGTCCGCAAGGTGCCCAGGGTCGAGCGGCTCGCCCGGGCCCGCAAGGCACTCGCCGACGTACGCCTCGAAGCGTTCGGCACCCGGCGCCCATCCCAGCTCTCCGGCGGTCAGCGCCAGCGGGTCGCGCTCGCCCGCGCCCTGGTCGGCCGCCCCCGTGTGCTGCTGCTCGACGAACCGCTCGGCGCCCTCGACCTCAAACTGCGCGAGCAGATGCAGGTCGAACTCAAGGCGATCCAGCGCGAGGTCGGCATCACCTTCGTGTTCGTCACCCACGACCAGGAGGAGGCCCTGACGATGAGCGACCGCATCGCCGTCTTCAACCGGGGCCGCATCGAACAGGTCGGCACCCCGGCCGAGATCTACGAGCGCCCCTCGACCCCGTTCGTGGCCTCGTTCGTCGGCACCTCGAACCTCCTGTCGGGCGAGTCGGCACAGCGGATCGTCGGCGCCCCCGGCACGTACAGCATCAGGCCCGAGAAGATCCGGGTCCTTGGGGAGTCCGCCCACGCGGGCGACCCGCAGTACTCCACCGCCACTGGCACCGTCGTCGAGGTGGTCTATCTCGGAGACGTCACCCGTTTCCTGGTGGACCTGGACGCGGGCGGCCGGCTCACCGCCCTCCAGCAGAACCTGGAGACCTCCTCCGCGGACGTCGCCGCGTATCGCGGCACCCGGGTCACCCTCCAGTGGCACCGCGGCCACACCTTCAGGGTCCCCGAAGCCGGTTGA
- a CDS encoding MAB_1171c family putative transporter, whose amino-acid sequence MDGSSYYIPAAAMGVALAAKAPALIRGWRDPLLRSVGVLLALAGLVFLFAAPPTIAEVNALTGIPNISAPLVYCVLSAFSASCLVLIINWRGGPPEVTRRLSRRWIAGYSVVSVALVVLFLLGEAPQERLRDLDTYYANTPFIREMIVLYLAALTVAGVAMNVMCWRWAIQVRGWLRAGLLVIAFGFMFNIPYAAAKFTAVVAQWNGGNLDYLSTDVAPVLASAGAQISAVGFCLPLACQRIGDNWITWSTYRRLGPLWRELKPVSTFADRAVRISWWSSADLQVTQRESDIHDGMLGLYPYFDSEVRCLAYDAAVAAGSEPAQAQAEADAAMVTAAVRARSADPEGRVISSAEATAPFSSLDGPRDLVRMSNALRQSPVVAAARRQASTRSESDFHERTR is encoded by the coding sequence ATGGACGGATCCAGCTACTACATACCGGCTGCTGCCATGGGGGTCGCCCTCGCGGCCAAGGCACCCGCCTTGATCCGCGGCTGGCGCGACCCGCTGTTGCGTTCCGTGGGCGTGCTCCTGGCTCTGGCCGGTCTGGTGTTCCTGTTCGCGGCCCCGCCGACGATCGCTGAGGTCAACGCCCTCACCGGGATCCCGAACATCTCGGCACCGCTTGTCTACTGTGTACTGAGTGCCTTCAGCGCGTCCTGCCTGGTGCTGATCATCAACTGGCGCGGCGGGCCGCCCGAGGTGACCCGCCGCCTCTCTCGCCGCTGGATCGCCGGATACAGCGTGGTGAGCGTCGCCCTGGTCGTGCTGTTCCTCCTCGGGGAGGCCCCTCAGGAGCGGCTGCGGGACCTCGACACCTATTACGCCAACACACCTTTCATCCGCGAGATGATCGTGCTCTATCTCGCCGCGCTCACGGTCGCGGGTGTCGCCATGAACGTGATGTGCTGGCGCTGGGCGATCCAGGTACGCGGCTGGCTGCGGGCCGGGCTGCTGGTCATCGCGTTCGGCTTCATGTTCAACATCCCTTACGCGGCGGCCAAGTTCACCGCCGTGGTCGCCCAGTGGAACGGCGGCAACCTGGACTACCTGAGTACCGATGTGGCCCCCGTACTGGCCTCGGCAGGCGCACAGATAAGTGCGGTCGGCTTCTGTCTCCCACTGGCCTGCCAGCGTATCGGGGACAACTGGATCACGTGGTCGACCTACCGCCGGCTCGGGCCCCTGTGGCGCGAGTTGAAGCCGGTCTCGACCTTCGCCGACCGTGCGGTACGCATCTCCTGGTGGTCGTCGGCAGATCTCCAGGTCACCCAGCGGGAGTCAGACATCCACGACGGCATGCTCGGCCTGTACCCCTACTTCGATTCCGAGGTCCGCTGCCTCGCCTACGACGCGGCCGTGGCCGCGGGCTCCGAGCCCGCCCAGGCGCAGGCCGAGGCCGACGCGGCGATGGTGACGGCGGCGGTGCGGGCGAGGTCCGCCGACCCTGAGGGCAGGGTCATCAGCTCAGCGGAGGCAACCGCCCCGTTCTCGTCCTTGGACGGTCCACGCGACCTCGTGCGGATGTCCAATGCCCTGCGTCAGTCACCCGTCGTCGCGGCCGCCCGAAGGCAGGCCTCGACCAGGTCAGAGAGCGACTTCCATGAGCGAACCCGCTAG
- a CDS encoding metallophosphoesterase family protein has translation MKGASVESTAGRGQLLAISDLHIGYAENRALVEKMRPESDDDWLLVAGDVAETVADIRWALETLAGRFRKVIWAPGNHELWTHPKDTVTLRGLARYEHLVDLCRELGVTTPEDPYPVWEGPGGPVAVAPLFLLYDYSFLPAGCDTKEQGLEYAHGTGVVCTDEFMLHPDPYPTRDAWCRARIAETERRLAQLPPELSTVLVNHYPLDRHPTEVLHYPEFAMWCGTRLTADWHRRFRAEVMVYGHLHIPRTTHHEGVRFEEVSVGYPREWRRRQTPPGTLRRILPMEVEAR, from the coding sequence ATGAAGGGGGCGAGCGTGGAGTCGACGGCCGGTCGTGGACAGCTGCTCGCCATCAGCGATCTGCACATCGGATACGCGGAGAACCGCGCCCTCGTCGAGAAGATGCGCCCCGAGTCGGACGACGACTGGCTGCTGGTCGCCGGTGATGTCGCGGAGACCGTGGCCGACATCCGCTGGGCCCTCGAAACGCTGGCCGGACGCTTCCGCAAGGTGATCTGGGCACCCGGCAACCACGAGCTGTGGACCCACCCCAAGGACACCGTCACCCTGCGCGGCCTCGCCCGCTACGAGCACCTCGTCGACCTGTGCCGTGAGCTGGGTGTGACGACGCCCGAGGACCCGTACCCCGTCTGGGAGGGGCCGGGCGGCCCGGTGGCCGTCGCACCACTGTTCCTGCTCTACGACTACTCCTTCCTGCCGGCGGGCTGCGACACCAAGGAGCAGGGGCTGGAGTACGCCCACGGGACCGGGGTCGTCTGCACCGACGAGTTCATGCTGCACCCCGACCCCTACCCGACCCGCGACGCCTGGTGCCGGGCCCGGATCGCCGAGACCGAGCGCAGGCTGGCGCAGCTGCCCCCCGAGCTGTCCACCGTGCTGGTCAACCACTACCCGCTGGACCGGCACCCCACGGAGGTCCTGCACTACCCGGAGTTCGCCATGTGGTGCGGCACCCGGCTGACCGCCGACTGGCACCGCAGATTCCGGGCCGAGGTGATGGTCTACGGCCATCTCCACATTCCGCGGACCACCCACCACGAGGGCGTCCGCTTCGAAGAGGTGTCCGTGGGCTACCCCCGCGAATGGCGCAGGCGGCAGACACCGCCGGGCACGCTGCGCCGCATTCTGCCGATGGAGGTCGAAGCCCGGTGA
- a CDS encoding 4'-phosphopantetheinyl transferase family protein, producing the protein MIEELLPAAVVAVEAHGDEAAVDGALYPEEQAVIARAVEKRRREFTAVRVCARRAMEKLGVPPQPVLPGERGAPRWPAGLVGSMTHCEGYCAAVLVRAGELASLGIDAEPHDRLPEGVLSSVALPTEERRLYDLGRSRPDVHWDRLLFSAKESVYKAWFPLTGKWLDFLEADIEIFTEPAAQGKALSGGFRAELLVPGPLVNGRRLDAFDGRWTVRRGLVATAVTVPHH; encoded by the coding sequence GTGATCGAGGAGCTGCTCCCGGCGGCGGTCGTGGCCGTGGAGGCCCACGGTGACGAGGCGGCGGTGGACGGGGCGCTGTACCCCGAGGAGCAGGCGGTCATAGCGCGGGCCGTCGAGAAGCGCCGCCGCGAGTTCACCGCCGTACGCGTTTGTGCCCGGCGCGCCATGGAGAAGCTCGGCGTGCCCCCGCAGCCGGTGCTGCCCGGGGAGCGCGGCGCCCCGCGGTGGCCGGCCGGGCTGGTCGGCAGCATGACGCACTGCGAGGGGTACTGCGCCGCCGTGCTGGTCCGCGCCGGTGAGCTGGCCAGTCTGGGCATCGACGCGGAACCCCACGACCGACTGCCGGAGGGAGTCCTCTCCTCCGTCGCCCTGCCGACGGAGGAGCGCCGCCTGTACGACCTCGGCCGGTCCCGTCCGGACGTCCACTGGGACCGGCTGCTGTTCAGCGCGAAGGAGTCCGTCTACAAGGCGTGGTTCCCCCTCACCGGCAAGTGGCTGGACTTCCTCGAGGCGGACATCGAGATCTTCACGGAGCCCGCCGCACAGGGCAAGGCCCTGTCCGGCGGATTCCGCGCCGAACTCCTCGTCCCCGGCCCCCTGGTGAACGGCCGGCGGCTCGACGCCTTCGACGGCCGCTGGACGGTCCGGCGGGGCCTGGTGGCGACGGCTGTCACGGTGCCGCACCACTGA
- a CDS encoding ABC transporter substrate-binding protein: protein MRLTRTLQATAAVAVLLAATACGSSDSGGSSSSTGLNPPDLKAQSKLGKTEGQVNLVAWAGYVEDGSNDPKTDWVSDFEKQSGCQVNSKVAASSDEMVKLMKTGQYDAVSASGDASLRLIASGDAAPVNTDLVPNYQDVFSGLKKQAWNSVDGTPYGIPHGRGANLLMYNTQKVKPAPTSWSAVFDDASRYKGHVTAYDSPIYIADAALYLKATKPELKIKDPYALDQKQFDAAVALLKKQNANVGEYWGDYLKEISAFKSGDSVVGTTWQVIANLAADEGAKVKAVVPKEGSTGWSDTWMVSAKAKHPNCAYKWLDWIISPKVNAQVAEYFGEAPANAKACDETSDKNFCDTFHATEESYWKDTAFWNTPIEQCLDGRTDVKCVPYAKWVQAWTEIKG from the coding sequence GTGCGTCTCACCCGAACCCTCCAGGCCACCGCCGCCGTCGCGGTGCTCCTCGCGGCCACCGCCTGTGGATCGTCCGACTCGGGCGGCTCGTCCTCGTCGACGGGCCTCAACCCGCCCGACCTCAAGGCGCAGTCGAAGCTCGGCAAGACGGAGGGCCAGGTCAACCTCGTCGCCTGGGCCGGCTACGTCGAGGACGGCTCCAACGACCCCAAGACCGACTGGGTCAGCGACTTCGAGAAGCAGTCCGGCTGCCAGGTCAACTCCAAGGTCGCGGCCAGCTCCGACGAGATGGTCAAGCTGATGAAGACCGGCCAGTACGACGCCGTGTCCGCGTCCGGCGACGCCTCCCTGCGCCTCATCGCCTCCGGTGACGCGGCTCCCGTCAACACGGACCTCGTTCCCAACTACCAGGACGTCTTCAGCGGCCTGAAGAAGCAGGCGTGGAACTCCGTCGACGGCACGCCCTACGGCATCCCGCACGGCCGTGGCGCCAACCTGCTGATGTACAACACGCAGAAGGTGAAGCCCGCCCCGACCTCCTGGTCCGCCGTCTTCGACGACGCCTCGCGGTACAAGGGTCATGTCACGGCGTACGACTCCCCGATCTACATCGCCGACGCGGCGCTCTATCTCAAGGCCACCAAGCCCGAACTGAAGATCAAGGACCCCTACGCGCTCGACCAGAAGCAGTTCGACGCGGCCGTCGCCCTGCTGAAGAAGCAGAACGCGAACGTCGGCGAGTACTGGGGCGACTACCTCAAGGAGATCTCCGCCTTCAAGAGCGGCGACTCCGTGGTCGGCACCACCTGGCAGGTCATCGCCAACCTCGCCGCCGACGAGGGCGCCAAGGTCAAGGCGGTCGTGCCGAAGGAGGGCTCCACCGGCTGGTCCGACACCTGGATGGTCTCCGCCAAGGCCAAGCACCCCAACTGCGCCTACAAGTGGCTGGACTGGATCATCTCACCGAAGGTCAACGCCCAGGTCGCCGAGTACTTCGGTGAGGCTCCGGCCAACGCCAAGGCCTGCGACGAGACCAGCGACAAGAACTTCTGCGACACCTTCCACGCCACCGAAGAGAGCTACTGGAAGGACACCGCCTTCTGGAACACGCCCATCGAGCAGTGCCTCGACGGCCGTACCGACGTGAAGTGCGTGCCCTACGCCAAGTGGGTCCAGGCCTGGACCGAGATCAAGGGCTGA